A segment of the Diachasmimorpha longicaudata isolate KC_UGA_2023 chromosome 5, iyDiaLong2, whole genome shotgun sequence genome:
ctaaaaaaaaaccgtaaaACATTTCTTCAAAGTCTCTCAAAAGTTGATGAAACCATAATTAATTGTTCGGATTTAATTACTGAAAGGAATTTAAGGACACATCATAATTTATGTCTAATTTTacgtaattaaatttatatgaaaattgGGGGAAATATCACTTGTTAGATGTCTTCTCATCCCAATCCCACTGATGATCATGGCAATGATCTGCTGTCGCTGTAGATGAATGAAGTAGGTGGCCGGTTTTAATTTTCCCAGAGCTGCGTAGCCATCTGCCTCCATCACGTAGGCGTCAGCGTGTGGCATACGTAGAGTCAGCTCGGTTATCAGACTCACTAACGATATAATATTCATTTTcgataaattcaattgttcGAAATGCCATTCATTGATTTGGCCATCGGGCTCCAGTAGAGCCCAACTGACTGCATTTCCCCAAACGTGGACGCCCAAAATACTTTTAATTGCCtaataaaaattgacattattgaaattttttgaagtaaTTCGTGAAcatttcttataatttttctaataaatattgtttttttacgACAAATTTCATGTTTCATGGTCCGCGAAGTTATAGTTGTTATAAGTGACGTTCTATTAATGTTAAAGCTCTAGTCAAAGTCAAAATTTTTCTAGAGAATTCATTcaatgggaaatatttttcgatttttttttccataacaataagaattgcacaaaaaaattcattatacCTTTCTCATTGaccttaatttaaaaaaaataaaagataaaaaatctcAAAGAATACTGCGAATAATGATATTAATATTAgcgataaatattttgttgaaattttatgTGACTTTCTCGAGAAAAAAGTAGGAAACGTTTCCGCAAAATCATTTGGTGACAAATAGAAGCAGCAAAAAAACTATATGATTAAAAATGCTATCAGAATACCTACCATTGGAGATGTTACCGCGGGAGTTACAATACTCTTCGGAGAGTTCCCCTTAGTACTTCTAACTTGTTTTCCACCATTTAAGATTGATGTGCAAAATTTCACCAACGACGATATATCCAGGGTCATGAGGACATCATTAAAGTCCCGAAAGGTCCCATGCTTCGCTCTCTGTGCCAATAGCCTCTTCAAGGGTCCCTCTTTTATATCGTATTTCGCGAAATCACTAActtcacatttatttatcgtaTCTACTATCACAGTCTCTTCCTCTTCGCTGAATGTCGATGAGCTTTTGCGAGGTGAGTAGCACTTCGACGCAGaggagaatttcaatttgttgATGATTTGAGAACGACATctctgaaaaacaaaaaatttttgtattaCTGTCATTGCTGTGTATTCAACGAGAAAGAAGACAGAAATTTCATAGTCCCTTGTGGAAAGAGTGAAGTTCAACGTAATTTACCCCTTGAAGCTGGCGAAATAAAGCAGTAGATTCTGTCAACCACATTGTTTATTTACaataatgattaatttattttttggtatTATGATGGGTTGAATAAGAGGTATAAAATCTACACAGAACTCACTCAgcaattttatttacaaattcgGTAGCATACAACCATGAACGTGTACTTAACCTCACAAAAACATGTGTTTCATTTTCATCTACAGGTTCGGACAATGGCTCATCAGCCAGAGTTTCAGAGTAGAAAATAAGATGACATTTGTTACGTTTTTTCAATAAAGAATCcgcataaaaaattcatatttagaGTAAGTAACTGAATATCAACATCAAATAATTTGCAATTGGGTATTTTATTgcttaaaaaattgagtctaCAAATTCTTACACACAATTCTCTCAGAATCTAAATGAATCAGATTATTGTTCATCTGATTGAATCggttgtttgaaaaataacgaagaattttagaaaaaaaatgggcaattttttgttcttttcacTACAAGGGGATTTGGAGGCGATATATTTCCAACTAAAATCTATGAGAagcatttttaaacgacaaaaAGTTGTGGTTCCTCCAGCTAAcgagaaat
Coding sequences within it:
- the LOC135162716 gene encoding uncharacterized protein LOC135162716; its protein translation is MWLTESTALFRQLQGRCRSQIINKLKFSSASKCYSPRKSSSTFSEEEETVIVDTINKCEVSDFAKYDIKEGPLKRLLAQRAKHGTFRDFNDVLMTLDISSLVKFCTSILNGGKQVRSTKGNSPKSIVTPAVTSPMAIKSILGVHVWGNAVSWALLEPDGQINEWHFEQLNLSKMNIISLVSLITELTLRMPHADAYVMEADGYAALGKLKPATYFIHLQRQQIIAMIISGIGMRRHLTNKEEICTGNFYMMQARSPAKMFNLILGSEMVSAKAIISKIIFEQQVMYMPQLPPIIINPRIVTTYNSYDIATREQMHSVLLLTLAFYNQIYVQKNSTLEAQSSA